DNA sequence from the Gloeocapsa sp. PCC 73106 genome:
TACCTGTCTAGGCTTGGGACTATTGTCTAGTAAAAGCTCTCCTCTGGTGTTAGTAACACGTACAATCATCGTAGTATCAGAATGCCAACCATTACTGGCAAAAGTAGCGTAAGCTCCTGCCATTTCCATAGGGGTCACTCCGAGAGAACCCAAAGGTAAAGAAGTAATTGGGATTAATTCGCTCTTAATCCCCAAGGCTCTAGACACTTCGATCACTCGGTCTAAAAGCAATTCCTCATCGCTACCCCATCGAGTTTGACCTAGTTTGACTACGGGAATATTGCGAGAATAAATTAAAGATTGTTCTAGAGAAATTTTACCAGCAAACTCTTCATCATAATTTTTCGGTTCATAGGGACCATCAATCTCCTCATAAATTACCTTGGTGTCTTCTAAGATGGTATCGGGTTTGTATTTACCCGTCGCTAAAGCCGCATAGTAAACAAAGGGTTTAAAAGATGACCCAGGCTGACGATTAGCTTGAGTCGCTCGATTAAATTGAGTTTTGTCATAACTGGTTCCACCCACTAAAACCTTGACAAAATGAGTCCGGGGATCTATCGCGACTAAGGCTATTTGGTCCGCGTTAACGCCTTGAGCTCTTAGTTTTTGCTGCTCTTGGCGCACCAGAACCTCAGCCATCCTCTGTAAATCGTAATCAACGGTTGTCTGAATATACATTCCCCCCTGCTCGATGACTTCAGGAGTGAAATGGAGCTCCAACTCTTTTGTAACAGCGTCGGTGACATAAGGCAGTTCGCTTTTTACCCAAGCGGTGGGTTTGGCAAGCAATAAGGGTTCTTCAAAAGCTAGTTTTTCTTGTTCGGCTGAAATCCAACCCAACTCTCGCAGGCGGCGCAGTACTACTTTTTGACGAGCTTTCGTAATCTGGTAGTTAATAAAAGGGCTATATTTTTCTGGGGCTTGGATTAAACCCGCCATCATCGCGGCTTCTGCTAAGGTCAATTCGGCTGCTGATTTACCAAAATAACTCTCGGCGGCGGTTTGCACACCGTAGTTGTTGTGACCCCAATAGATATTATTCAGATATATTTCTAAAATTTCGTCTTTGTTAAAAACTTGCTCCAGTCGAATCGCTAAAACCGCTTCAGGAAGTTTTCGATTAAAAGTTCTCTCTTGAGTGAGAAAGAGATTTTTTACTAACTGCATCGTCAGGGTGGAAGCGCCTTCTACCACCTCTCCTTCTCGCAGATTAGATCTTAAAGCCCGTAAGATACTGTTAGGGTTGATCCCCTGGTGTTGATAAAAGTGACTATCTTCAATCGCCAGCACTGCTAGTTTAAGATGAGGAGAAATTTCATCTAATTTGACTAGTTTGCGATTTTCTTCCCCATGAAAGGTGTCTATGAGCCTACCTTTGATATCATAGATGTGGCTGGTTTGTTTGGGTACGTAGCTGTTGAGCAACCTCACGTCTGGCAAATTGCGAAAGCTAATGGCTAGACCTAATAATCCTCCTGCGACTACAGAACCCACTAGGGTCGTTGCTCCCAACATGGTTATACCCGCCGTTTTGGCTACGTCCTTAAAAAAAGGACCCAAAGGTGGTAAAGGGTTTTGGCGAACTTTCTTTTTATCTACAGTGCTGTATGACACGATGGCTTTGATTCTCCTCACTCCACAAAAAAATTACCCCGACTTCTGGTGTCTAGGGCTAGTTTATCAAAAAAAACTCTCGCTTCGGGTCTAAAATTAACAAACTTATCAAAAA
Encoded proteins:
- a CDS encoding transglycosylase domain-containing protein, producing MSYSTVDKKKVRQNPLPPLGPFFKDVAKTAGITMLGATTLVGSVVAGGLLGLAISFRNLPDVRLLNSYVPKQTSHIYDIKGRLIDTFHGEENRKLVKLDEISPHLKLAVLAIEDSHFYQHQGINPNSILRALRSNLREGEVVEGASTLTMQLVKNLFLTQERTFNRKLPEAVLAIRLEQVFNKDEILEIYLNNIYWGHNNYGVQTAAESYFGKSAAELTLAEAAMMAGLIQAPEKYSPFINYQITKARQKVVLRRLRELGWISAEQEKLAFEEPLLLAKPTAWVKSELPYVTDAVTKELELHFTPEVIEQGGMYIQTTVDYDLQRMAEVLVRQEQQKLRAQGVNADQIALVAIDPRTHFVKVLVGGTSYDKTQFNRATQANRQPGSSFKPFVYYAALATGKYKPDTILEDTKVIYEEIDGPYEPKNYDEEFAGKISLEQSLIYSRNIPVVKLGQTRWGSDEELLLDRVIEVSRALGIKSELIPITSLPLGSLGVTPMEMAGAYATFASNGWHSDTTMIVRVTNTRGELLLDNSPKPRQVLDPWATATLNVLLQKVITQGTGMSANIDRPAAGKTGTTSSERDVWFVGYVPQLATAVWVGNDQFEPLGEDVTGGQHAAPIWRQFMINALKDEPVQEFLAPDRFPVPVEEE